Proteins from a genomic interval of Bacteroidales bacterium:
- a CDS encoding M48 family metallopeptidase has translation MMEERNYPEIGSVLYKKNNKARSYRIKVNSREEIHVTIPLFGTIKQAEKFVLSKKNWIINSKSRLSKKTVYLYGLKQYNDKVSLNIISQNEQKNIISFKVENMTEMTITFPEHIDINKTSSQEQIRKCLDKLLSVVANNYLLDRIREISLEVKLEYNSVKITSAKTRWGSCSGKNNINLSKYLVMLPENLIDYVIIHELCHTVHKNHSKEFHKLVDYYCLGQEKNLIKELKEYHIL, from the coding sequence ATGATGGAGGAGAGAAATTATCCTGAAATAGGTAGTGTTTTATATAAAAAAAACAACAAAGCAAGAAGCTATCGCATCAAAGTAAATTCGCGTGAAGAGATACATGTTACGATTCCGCTGTTTGGAACTATAAAGCAAGCTGAAAAATTTGTTTTATCAAAAAAAAATTGGATTATAAATTCTAAAAGCAGACTTAGCAAAAAAACAGTTTATTTATATGGATTAAAACAATACAATGATAAAGTAAGTTTGAATATTATTTCTCAAAATGAACAAAAAAATATCATTAGTTTTAAGGTTGAAAATATGACGGAAATGACAATAACTTTTCCTGAGCATATAGATATTAATAAAACCTCATCACAGGAACAGATTAGAAAATGTTTGGATAAATTATTATCTGTTGTTGCAAATAATTATTTATTAGATAGAATTAGAGAAATTTCTCTGGAAGTAAAGTTAGAATATAATTCCGTAAAAATAACAAGTGCGAAAACACGATGGGGGAGTTGCTCCGGAAAAAATAATATTAACTTGAGTAAATATCTAGTAATGTTGCCGGAAAATCTAATAGATTATGTAATAATTCATGAACTTTGTCATACAGTTCATAAAAACCATAGTAAAGAATTCCATAAGTTAGTTGATTATTATTGTCTGGGACAGGAGAAAAACTTAATAAAAGAATTAAAAGAATATCATATTTTATAA
- the hflX gene encoding GTPase HflX, with product MIETTPLIETGILVAVIPQKNTFAEVKEYLDELSFLYETAGGQEIGRVYQKVEFPNPKTYVGKGKLEEIKNLCIEKEANTVVFDDELSPSQLRNLEDFLKCKILDRTSLILDIFAKNAHTAHSKVQVELAQCQYMLPRLTGLWTHLERQRGGIGMRGPGETEIETDRRIIRNKISQYKEELKKIDMQKSIQRGNRGTMKRIALVGYTNVGKSTILNLLAGTNVLAENKLFATLDTTVRKIVINSQPYLISDTVGFIRKLPTTLIESFKSTLDETREADLLLHVVDISHPNYEQQIEVVKNTLMEIGAADKPVIYVFNKIDALKEAEKPDVPDYPELLDLESGENVEVIEQEKDTHSLEYLKKLWIGKKNTPSVFISAKNKENINELKEAIVKVL from the coding sequence ATGATAGAAACAACACCTTTAATTGAAACCGGAATTCTTGTTGCGGTCATTCCGCAAAAAAATACTTTTGCAGAAGTCAAAGAATATCTCGATGAATTATCTTTTTTATACGAAACGGCTGGCGGACAAGAAATTGGAAGAGTGTATCAAAAAGTTGAATTTCCTAATCCGAAAACCTATGTCGGTAAAGGAAAATTGGAAGAAATTAAAAATCTTTGTATTGAAAAAGAAGCAAATACTGTTGTTTTTGACGATGAACTAAGTCCTTCGCAACTAAGAAATCTTGAAGACTTTTTGAAATGTAAAATTTTAGACAGGACAAGTTTAATATTAGATATTTTTGCTAAAAATGCACATACGGCTCATTCAAAAGTTCAGGTTGAGCTTGCACAATGTCAATATATGTTGCCCCGATTGACCGGTTTATGGACTCACTTGGAACGTCAGCGTGGCGGTATCGGAATGCGTGGGCCGGGTGAAACAGAAATTGAAACCGATAGGCGTATTATCCGAAATAAAATTTCTCAATATAAAGAGGAATTAAAGAAAATCGATATGCAGAAATCAATTCAACGGGGAAATCGTGGAACAATGAAACGTATAGCCTTGGTTGGATATACAAACGTAGGGAAGTCAACAATTTTGAATTTACTTGCAGGTACCAATGTTCTTGCCGAAAACAAACTTTTCGCAACTTTAGATACTACAGTCAGAAAGATTGTCATAAACAGTCAGCCTTATCTTATTTCGGATACCGTCGGATTTATCAGAAAATTACCAACAACTCTTATTGAGTCTTTCAAATCTACACTTGATGAAACACGCGAAGCGGATCTGCTTCTCCACGTTGTTGATATTTCGCATCCTAATTATGAACAGCAAATTGAAGTTGTAAAAAATACTTTGATGGAAATAGGTGCGGCAGATAAACCTGTGATTTATGTATTTAACAAGATTGATGCGTTGAAAGAAGCAGAAAAACCCGATGTACCGGATTATCCCGAATTACTAGACTTAGAAAGTGGAGAGAATGTGGAAGTTATAGAGCAAGAAAAGGATACCCATTCTCTAGAATATTTAAAAAAACTATGGATTGGAAAGAAAAATACTCCTTCGGTTTTCATTTCGGCAAAAAATAAGGAAAATATTAACGAGTTGAAAGAAGCAATTGTGAAAGTCTTGTGA
- a CDS encoding HD domain-containing protein, whose translation MKSLTELKEILFSEGKARFSESDYNLLLEINDYAEEKLSNVVTPHILDGFNIYQHNLKVTIIVLRELNLDIDSVIATLLARNQIPEDYQNHSLLKRLSSETIGFIKNIQKITELDFIDVEAKAEYFRKLLINVSVDIRVVMIVLIDRLITMREIICFNNDYQKKISIEAMYLYAPLAHRMGLYNIYTELSTRSFKHTNKVDYEEIKNKLDEIIEKDKNFLSDFIKPIEDLLKEINIPFEIKSRIKSPFSIWKKINNQNISIENIHDIYAIRIVFDSDFNDEKLLCWQIYAAITDVYTPMVSRTRDWISIPRENGYESLHTTVQSKNSTWVEVQIRSKRMDKVAEYGPAAHWSYKDKTKTTSLEKWLEDIREVLENDKLALAEILENMKPESLIDEIFVFTPNKQIKRFNAGATLLDFAYEIHSEIGNKCVGGIINNKNVDKAYKLQNGDTIFIRTLKTQKPTVEWLKIATTTKAKYQIRKSLNEEYERLVELGKDILKRKIKNWKYDFVEVINEIINYFDYKFGNDLYHDIATERLSPQKVKRFLDNMKELSEGKKETIQTKSKSAHNMYLVMVEDETRVKGVFAGCCEVNPGDEVFGFISQNADIKIHNRKCPNAAYLYSRYSYKILELKWFNAKNQLNI comes from the coding sequence ATGAAGTCATTAACTGAGCTTAAAGAAATATTGTTTAGTGAAGGAAAAGCACGTTTTTCCGAAAGTGATTATAATCTTTTATTAGAGATAAATGATTATGCCGAAGAAAAGCTAAGTAATGTAGTGACTCCGCATATATTAGATGGGTTCAATATATACCAACATAATCTGAAAGTAACAATAATTGTTCTTAGAGAATTAAACCTTGATATTGACTCTGTTATTGCTACTCTGTTGGCGCGAAATCAAATTCCTGAAGATTATCAGAATCACAGTCTTTTAAAAAGATTGTCTTCGGAGACAATCGGGTTTATCAAAAATATTCAAAAAATAACCGAGCTCGATTTTATTGATGTAGAAGCGAAAGCCGAATATTTCAGAAAACTTTTAATTAACGTTTCCGTTGATATTAGAGTTGTGATGATAGTATTGATAGACAGGCTTATTACTATGCGTGAGATAATTTGTTTTAATAATGATTATCAAAAGAAAATTAGTATTGAAGCAATGTATCTTTATGCTCCGCTGGCACATAGAATGGGTTTGTATAATATTTATACGGAATTAAGTACGAGATCATTTAAGCATACTAATAAGGTTGATTATGAAGAAATTAAGAACAAGCTTGATGAGATAATTGAAAAGGATAAAAACTTTTTGTCGGATTTTATTAAGCCGATAGAAGATTTACTAAAAGAAATTAATATTCCTTTTGAAATAAAGAGTAGGATAAAATCACCCTTTTCTATTTGGAAAAAGATTAATAATCAGAATATTTCAATTGAAAATATACATGATATTTATGCTATTAGAATTGTTTTTGATTCTGATTTTAATGATGAAAAACTTTTATGTTGGCAGATTTACGCTGCAATAACAGATGTTTATACTCCTATGGTTTCTCGCACGCGAGACTGGATAAGCATTCCTCGAGAAAATGGATATGAATCTCTTCATACAACGGTACAAAGTAAAAACAGCACTTGGGTTGAAGTTCAAATCAGATCGAAGAGAATGGATAAAGTTGCTGAATATGGTCCCGCAGCACATTGGTCTTATAAAGATAAAACCAAAACAACCTCTTTGGAGAAATGGCTGGAGGATATCAGAGAAGTTCTTGAAAATGATAAGCTTGCTCTTGCGGAAATCCTCGAAAATATGAAACCGGAATCCTTAATTGATGAAATTTTTGTTTTTACGCCGAATAAACAAATTAAAAGATTCAATGCCGGTGCAACTTTACTTGATTTTGCTTATGAAATTCATTCCGAAATAGGAAATAAATGTGTTGGCGGCATAATCAACAATAAAAATGTTGATAAGGCCTATAAGCTTCAAAATGGTGATACAATTTTTATTCGGACGTTAAAAACCCAGAAACCTACAGTTGAATGGTTAAAGATAGCAACAACAACTAAGGCAAAATATCAAATAAGAAAATCATTAAATGAAGAATATGAACGACTTGTTGAGCTTGGAAAAGATATTCTTAAAAGAAAGATAAAGAATTGGAAATATGATTTTGTTGAGGTAATTAATGAAATTATAAATTATTTCGATTATAAATTTGGAAATGATTTATATCATGATATTGCGACTGAGAGACTTAGTCCTCAAAAAGTTAAAAGGTTTCTCGACAATATGAAGGAGCTGTCCGAGGGAAAGAAAGAAACAATTCAGACTAAAAGTAAATCTGCGCATAACATGTATCTTGTTATGGTTGAAGATGAAACAAGAGTTAAAGGCGTTTTTGCGGGTTGTTGTGAAGTAAATCCGGGTGATGAGGTTTTCGGATTTATTTCTCAAAATGCCGACATTAAAATTCATAACAGAAAATGCCCGAATGCAGCTTATTTATATTCGAGGTACTCATATAAAATACTTGAATTGAAATGGTTTAATGCAAAAAATCAATTAAACATATGA
- a CDS encoding bifunctional UDP-N-acetylmuramoyl-tripeptide:D-alanyl-D-alanine ligase/alanine racemase, with translation MNSASFTIEEILKITSGKLISSSKEEQIVTEILIDSRQIGKTKNVLFVAIKTERNNGHNYIPELVTKGVRNFLISSIDFITLNKAMSEKTDFGNCNLILVNNTVTALQQLATNYRKSLTYPIIGITGSNGKTIVKEWLWQLLSPKLKISRSPKSYNSQIGVPLSILKMERDSDIGIIEAGISQHHEMEKLNSVISPEIGILTNIGQAHSENFENKKDIIKEKIQLFQESKKIIFRADDEELLQMIDRCYPDKLLITWKMKEIVRFLKDVKLPNEFKNEASLENLGHCITVLKVLGYDPNDFKKQIAALAQVEMRLEIKKGLNNCIILNDSYSLDINSFAIAIDTLVQQSRFNKKTIIISDFAPIKDEAIEYQIYLQVADIINNKPIDRAILIGETLKTYRYLFNKKIETFKNTKEFFKKINSLRFSNEAILIKGARNFQLENLSNMLQQQEHETVLEVNMETIKHNLDKFKNQLKPQTKILTIVKAFSYGAGSVEIADLMQANNVDYIAVAFVDEGIQLREAGITHPILIMNPETNALRQMIAYQLEPEVYSFRRFEQICVELKNSGNENLPYKIHLKIDTGMHRLGFSEDEVEELIQKIKQNKNLVKVASIFSHLACADDPKMDEFTKKQIKLFKEVSAKIEKDLGYKTIKHILNSSGIARFPEAQMDMVRIGIGLYGADEKLREILNVEQALRLKTIISQIKTIEKGEKIGYGMEWEAKKKTKIAILPIGYADGLKLSLANKAEVFISGKRFPIIGRISMDMCYVDISGKNISEGEEVELFGNNISIDELAKNADTISYEIISTLSQRIKRVYYY, from the coding sequence ATGAATAGTGCCTCATTTACAATTGAAGAAATCTTGAAAATAACTTCGGGAAAACTTATTTCTTCATCGAAAGAAGAACAAATCGTTACTGAAATTTTAATTGACAGCAGGCAAATCGGCAAAACAAAGAATGTCCTCTTTGTTGCAATTAAAACGGAAAGAAACAACGGTCATAATTATATTCCCGAACTTGTGACAAAAGGTGTACGCAATTTTTTAATTTCCTCTATTGATTTTATTACTCTTAATAAAGCAATGAGTGAAAAAACTGATTTCGGAAATTGTAATTTAATTTTGGTAAATAATACTGTTACCGCTTTACAGCAATTGGCGACAAATTATAGAAAATCACTGACTTATCCGATTATTGGAATTACGGGAAGCAATGGAAAAACGATCGTTAAGGAATGGTTATGGCAATTATTGTCTCCGAAACTTAAAATATCTAGAAGTCCGAAAAGCTATAACTCCCAGATAGGCGTACCGCTTTCTATTCTCAAAATGGAAAGAGACAGCGACATAGGAATAATTGAAGCCGGAATTTCGCAACATCATGAAATGGAAAAATTAAATTCCGTAATTTCTCCGGAAATAGGAATCTTAACGAATATAGGACAGGCACATTCGGAAAATTTCGAAAACAAAAAAGATATAATTAAAGAAAAGATTCAGCTCTTTCAGGAATCGAAAAAAATAATTTTTAGAGCCGATGATGAAGAATTATTACAAATGATAGACAGGTGTTATCCGGATAAACTCTTAATAACATGGAAGATGAAAGAAATTGTAAGATTTCTTAAAGATGTAAAACTTCCGAATGAATTTAAAAATGAAGCATCTCTAGAAAATCTCGGTCATTGTATTACTGTTTTAAAAGTCTTAGGTTATGATCCAAATGATTTTAAAAAGCAAATTGCTGCATTGGCACAGGTTGAAATGAGGCTTGAGATAAAAAAGGGATTGAATAATTGCATTATTCTGAATGATAGTTATAGTTTGGATATTAATTCTTTTGCAATAGCAATTGATACTCTTGTGCAACAGAGTAGATTTAATAAGAAAACAATAATTATTTCAGATTTTGCTCCTATAAAAGATGAAGCAATTGAATACCAGATATATTTACAAGTTGCTGATATTATTAATAATAAGCCGATTGACAGAGCAATTTTAATAGGTGAAACGTTAAAAACGTATAGATATCTTTTTAATAAGAAGATAGAAACATTTAAAAACACAAAAGAATTTTTTAAAAAAATTAACTCATTAAGATTTTCTAATGAAGCGATTTTGATTAAAGGTGCAAGAAATTTTCAACTTGAAAATCTGAGCAATATGCTTCAACAACAAGAACATGAAACTGTTCTGGAAGTTAATATGGAGACTATAAAACACAATTTGGATAAGTTTAAAAACCAGCTTAAACCTCAAACAAAAATATTGACTATTGTGAAGGCTTTTTCATATGGTGCAGGAAGTGTTGAAATTGCAGATTTGATGCAGGCAAACAATGTTGATTATATCGCAGTAGCTTTTGTAGATGAAGGAATTCAACTTCGTGAAGCAGGGATAACTCATCCGATCTTGATTATGAATCCGGAAACAAACGCTCTTCGTCAGATGATAGCATATCAACTTGAGCCGGAAGTTTATAGTTTTAGACGTTTTGAGCAGATTTGTGTTGAATTAAAAAATAGTGGTAACGAAAATTTACCATATAAAATTCATTTAAAAATTGATACCGGAATGCACAGACTCGGATTTTCCGAAGATGAAGTAGAGGAGCTCATTCAAAAAATCAAACAAAATAAAAATCTTGTAAAAGTCGCATCAATTTTTTCACATTTGGCTTGTGCTGATGATCCTAAAATGGATGAATTTACTAAGAAACAAATCAAATTATTTAAAGAAGTTTCCGCGAAGATTGAAAAAGATTTGGGATATAAAACCATCAAGCATATATTAAATTCTTCCGGCATTGCAAGATTTCCGGAAGCACAAATGGATATGGTTCGTATTGGAATCGGACTTTACGGAGCTGATGAAAAACTTCGTGAAATTTTAAATGTTGAGCAAGCATTGAGATTGAAAACTATTATCTCTCAAATTAAAACAATAGAAAAAGGAGAAAAAATTGGTTACGGCATGGAATGGGAAGCAAAAAAGAAGACAAAAATTGCTATCTTACCAATTGGCTATGCCGATGGATTAAAATTGTCATTAGCTAATAAGGCGGAAGTTTTTATTTCGGGAAAAAGATTTCCGATAATAGGGAGAATAAGTATGGATATGTGTTACGTTGATATTAGCGGAAAAAATATTTCCGAAGGCGAAGAAGTGGAACTTTTCGGTAACAATATTTCAATTGATGAATTGGCAAAAAATGCCGATACGATTTCTTATGAAATCATATCAACACTTTCGCAGAGAATTAAAAGAGTTTATTACTACTAA
- a CDS encoding GSCFA domain-containing protein: MTNEFRTTFPIDKKLNISYNDNILLIGSCFSENIGNILTQLQFNTLVNPYGILYNPYSIETMIKEISEEKQYKHNDLVFFNDKWLSFNHHGIFSDFEAARSLMKINSSILEAHDFICNADYIFLTLGTSIVYFNIDNDYPVGNCHKFPSNQFYQRRLSLDETVESLNRIINYIRNLKEDLQIILTISPIRHWKNGAVENQRSKSTLIIAVDEVCSSNEDVFYFPAYEIIMDDLRDYRFYSEDMLHLNNVAIDYIWKKFKENYINESSYELIKEIEKLNKALQHRVEKSEGIEYIKYQEYIEQQRNKVAKMRNEFI; the protein is encoded by the coding sequence ATGACAAATGAATTTCGAACAACATTTCCAATTGATAAAAAATTAAATATTTCATATAACGACAATATTTTATTGATAGGCTCCTGCTTCAGTGAAAATATCGGAAATATTTTGACGCAACTTCAATTTAATACGCTTGTTAATCCGTATGGAATTTTATATAATCCGTATTCGATTGAAACGATGATTAAGGAAATTTCCGAAGAAAAACAATACAAACATAATGATTTAGTTTTTTTTAATGATAAATGGTTAAGTTTTAATCATCATGGAATATTTTCCGATTTTGAAGCAGCACGAAGTTTAATGAAAATTAATTCATCAATACTCGAAGCCCATGATTTTATTTGTAATGCTGATTATATTTTTCTAACTCTTGGAACATCAATAGTATATTTTAATATAGATAATGATTATCCTGTAGGTAACTGTCACAAATTCCCCTCAAATCAATTTTATCAAAGAAGATTAAGTTTAGATGAAACTGTTGAATCATTAAACAGAATCATAAATTATATTCGAAACTTAAAAGAAGATTTACAAATTATTTTGACTATTAGTCCGATCAGACATTGGAAAAATGGAGCTGTTGAAAATCAAAGAAGTAAATCGACATTAATTATTGCAGTAGATGAAGTTTGCAGCTCTAATGAAGATGTATTTTATTTTCCTGCTTATGAAATTATTATGGATGATTTACGTGATTACAGATTTTATTCGGAGGATATGTTACATCTTAATAATGTGGCGATTGATTATATTTGGAAAAAATTCAAAGAGAATTATATTAACGAATCTTCTTATGAATTGATAAAAGAAATTGAAAAATTAAATAAAGCATTACAACACAGGGTTGAAAAGTCGGAAGGAATTGAATATATAAAATATCAAGAATATATTGAACAACAACGGAATAAAGTTGCGAAGATGAGAAATGAATTTATTTAA
- a CDS encoding glutamine--tRNA ligase/YqeY domain fusion protein translates to MENNEHKPLNFLEQIIEEDLQKPEYNNTILTRFPPEPNGYLHIGHAKAICLNFGLAKKYKGKTNLRFDDTNPSKEEEEYVESIKEDIKWLGFDWEDREYYASDYFDQLYDWAELLIKNGKAYVDDQSAEIINQQRTTPTEPGIESPYRNRSVEENLDLFRRMKTGEFNDGEKVLRAKIDMKSPNMHMRDPIMYRIMHVKHNRTGNKWCIYPMYDWAHGQSDYIEGITHSLCTLEFEVHRPLYDWFLDQVYTPGKIRNKQREFARFNLSYTVMSKRKLLELVKKNYVDSWDDPRMPTISGLRRRGYTPESIRTFHEKVGIAKRENVIEMELLEFMIREDLNKKAPRVMAVIDPVKLIIDNYPEGKTEYFSTENNPEDPNAGTRNIPFSNELYIEREDFMEDPPKKFFRLSPGNEVRLKSAYIIKCTSVKKDSKGKIIAIHCDYDSETRSGAPQSNRKVKGTLHWVSAKHAINAEVRIYDRLFNDPNPDGHKDIDYLEFLNPESITVKNNCKLEPSLANAKKGIGYQFQRLGYFCLDKYADNENLIFNKTVGLKDTWSKKNS, encoded by the coding sequence ATGGAAAACAACGAACATAAACCGCTGAATTTCTTAGAACAAATTATCGAAGAAGATTTACAAAAACCGGAATATAATAATACAATACTTACCAGATTTCCACCGGAACCTAATGGCTACCTCCATATTGGCCATGCTAAAGCTATTTGCCTTAACTTCGGACTTGCTAAAAAATATAAGGGCAAAACAAATTTAAGATTTGATGATACCAATCCTTCAAAGGAAGAAGAAGAATATGTAGAATCTATAAAAGAAGATATTAAATGGCTTGGTTTCGACTGGGAGGATAGAGAATATTATGCTTCTGATTATTTTGATCAATTGTATGATTGGGCTGAGTTGTTGATAAAAAATGGAAAAGCTTATGTTGATGACCAATCTGCAGAGATTATTAATCAACAACGTACAACGCCAACAGAACCGGGAATTGAAAGTCCGTACAGAAACAGATCTGTTGAAGAAAATCTGGATTTATTTAGAAGAATGAAAACGGGTGAATTTAATGATGGTGAAAAAGTTTTGAGAGCAAAGATTGACATGAAATCGCCCAACATGCATATGCGAGATCCAATTATGTATAGAATAATGCATGTTAAGCATAATAGAACCGGTAACAAATGGTGCATATATCCCATGTATGATTGGGCACATGGCCAGAGCGATTATATAGAAGGAATTACTCATTCATTATGTACTCTTGAGTTTGAAGTACATAGACCGCTTTACGATTGGTTCTTGGATCAGGTTTATACTCCCGGAAAAATCCGTAATAAACAACGCGAATTCGCACGTTTTAACTTGAGTTATACGGTCATGAGTAAACGTAAACTTCTGGAGCTTGTTAAGAAAAATTATGTTGATAGTTGGGATGATCCCCGAATGCCAACCATTTCAGGTTTACGAAGAAGGGGTTATACGCCTGAATCAATTCGCACTTTTCATGAAAAAGTAGGAATTGCAAAAAGGGAAAACGTTATAGAGATGGAATTGCTTGAGTTTATGATTCGTGAGGATCTTAATAAAAAAGCTCCGCGTGTTATGGCTGTCATAGATCCGGTTAAACTGATAATAGATAATTATCCGGAAGGAAAAACTGAATATTTCTCAACGGAAAACAATCCTGAAGATCCTAATGCGGGAACAAGAAACATTCCCTTTAGTAATGAACTTTACATCGAAAGAGAAGACTTTATGGAAGATCCTCCCAAAAAATTCTTCAGACTAAGTCCTGGAAACGAAGTTCGTCTAAAAAGTGCTTATATCATTAAATGCACTTCAGTAAAAAAAGATTCAAAAGGAAAAATTATTGCAATTCATTGTGATTATGATTCCGAAACTCGTAGCGGTGCACCTCAGTCGAATAGGAAAGTTAAAGGAACTTTACATTGGGTTTCGGCTAAACATGCTATAAATGCTGAAGTTAGAATTTATGACAGATTATTCAACGATCCTAACCCGGATGGTCATAAGGACATCGATTATCTTGAATTTTTAAATCCGGAATCTATTACAGTAAAAAATAATTGTAAGTTGGAACCGTCTTTAGCAAATGCAAAAAAAGGAATCGGATATCAGTTCCAAAGATTAGGATATTTTTGTTTGGATAAATATGCTGATAATGAAAATCTGATTTTTAATAAAACTGTCGGATTGAAAGATACTTGGTCTAAGAAAAATTCTTAG
- a CDS encoding glycine--tRNA ligase — MKHEDFFKNLVAHCKEYGFIFQSSEIYDGLSAVYDYGQMGVELKNNIKQYWWKSMVQYNENIVGIDSAIFMHPTVWKASGHVDAFNDPLIDNKDSKKRYRADVLIEDHIAKIEGKIEKEVEKARKRFGDSFNEEQFISTNEKVLKYNEDIKNISKRLATALENNDLADVKQIIIDLEIVCPISGSKNWTDVRQFNLMFSSQMGSVNEDTSTIYLRPETAQGIFVNFLNVQKTGRMKIPFGIAQIGKAFRNEIVARQFIFRMREFEQMEMQFFVRPGTELEWFKYWKDERIKWHNALGMGNENYRFHDHEKLAHYANAATDIEYNFPFGFKELEGIHSRTDFDLKAHIEHSGKKLQYFDYELNENYVPYVIETSIGLDRMFLSVVSFAYNEETLEDGSIRSVMKIPPILAPIKAAILPLTKKDGLAEKAREIMDKLKYDYMCQYDEKDAIGKRYRRQDAIGTPYCITVDYQTLEDNTVTIRERDTMTQERINISEISQIIQTRIKIN; from the coding sequence ATTAAACATGAAGATTTTTTCAAGAATTTAGTAGCTCACTGCAAAGAGTATGGCTTTATCTTTCAATCGAGTGAGATATATGACGGGCTTAGTGCCGTGTATGATTACGGTCAGATGGGCGTGGAGTTAAAAAACAATATCAAGCAATATTGGTGGAAATCTATGGTTCAATATAATGAAAATATTGTTGGTATTGATTCCGCAATCTTTATGCATCCGACAGTTTGGAAGGCTTCCGGACACGTTGATGCTTTCAATGATCCGCTAATCGATAATAAAGATTCTAAAAAACGTTATCGTGCAGATGTTCTTATTGAAGATCATATAGCTAAAATCGAAGGAAAAATCGAAAAGGAAGTAGAAAAAGCACGTAAACGTTTCGGTGATTCTTTTAATGAAGAACAGTTTATCTCAACTAATGAGAAAGTTTTGAAATATAATGAAGATATTAAAAATATTTCAAAACGTTTGGCAACTGCTTTAGAAAACAATGACTTGGCAGACGTTAAACAAATTATCATTGACCTTGAAATTGTTTGTCCTATTTCAGGTTCTAAAAATTGGACGGATGTTCGCCAGTTTAATTTGATGTTTTCTTCCCAAATGGGTTCAGTTAATGAAGATACTTCCACAATTTATCTGCGTCCGGAAACGGCTCAAGGTATTTTTGTCAATTTTCTTAATGTACAAAAGACAGGAAGAATGAAAATTCCTTTCGGAATTGCACAGATAGGCAAGGCTTTTAGAAATGAAATCGTGGCCCGTCAATTTATTTTCCGTATGAGAGAATTCGAACAAATGGAAATGCAGTTTTTCGTACGTCCCGGAACAGAACTCGAATGGTTCAAATATTGGAAAGATGAAAGAATAAAGTGGCATAACGCTCTCGGAATGGGTAATGAGAATTATCGTTTTCATGATCATGAAAAGTTAGCTCACTATGCAAATGCAGCAACAGACATCGAATATAATTTTCCTTTCGGGTTTAAAGAACTTGAAGGCATTCATTCTCGTACTGATTTCGATTTGAAAGCTCACATCGAACATTCAGGTAAAAAATTGCAGTATTTTGATTATGAGCTTAATGAAAATTACGTTCCATATGTTATTGAAACATCTATCGGTCTTGATCGAATGTTTTTGTCTGTTGTTTCTTTTGCTTATAACGAAGAAACATTGGAAGACGGTTCCATTCGGTCTGTAATGAAAATCCCGCCTATTCTTGCTCCAATTAAAGCTGCTATTCTGCCTTTAACAAAAAAAGATGGTTTAGCAGAAAAGGCAAGAGAAATTATGGATAAACTAAAATATGATTACATGTGTCAATACGATGAAAAAGATGCCATTGGAAAACGTTATCGCCGCCAAGATGCCATCGGTACTCCTTATTGTATTACCGTCGATTATCAAACTTTGGAAGATAATACTGTAACTATAAGAGAACGAGACACAATGACTCAAGAACGAATTAATATTTCTGAGATTTCCCAAATTATACAAACTCGCATTAAAATTAACTAA